Proteins from one Mercurialis annua linkage group LG7, ddMerAnnu1.2, whole genome shotgun sequence genomic window:
- the LOC126656365 gene encoding stemmadenine O-acetyltransferase-like — translation MAMAAKFKFIQRETIRPSSPTPENRKILNLSLLDQLLPNTYTPLLLFYPANDGDHLDRHEKLEKLKKSLSDTLTHFYPFAGRLKDNTSIDCNDQGAEFIEARIDFPLSEFFRNPDIPMLNCLLPAAAENPEAAAGNLLIVQATFFDCSGLAVGICISHKMTDAATLSTFTECWSATAHTGSSRTVTPPMFMGSSIFPHMDISIPHNQIDLKLKNYRSRRLVFTGSKISALRAKLASETALEPTRVEAVAGLLWKTALAAVRSRLGCSRTSIWALMINMRTRLAPPLPENSAGNCVGYIAPKMIDEDHCALELKQLIYKIRKEMEGFSKNYAKKLQGEGASQEICGSYKEFGELAMRNEVEFYICTSWCRFRLYDTDFGWGKPAWVSTTTGMMSNVIVFMDTRDGDGIEAQLNLREEEDMNFFESNPEILEFAAVNPSIS, via the exons ATGGCAATGGCTGCAAAATTTAAGTTCATTCAAAGAGAAACCATCAGACCGTCTTCTCCAACACCCGAAAACCGTAAAATCCTCAACCTGTCTCTTCTTGATCAGCTCCTTCCAAATACTTACACACCGCTTCTTCTCTTTTACCCTGCAAATGATGGCGATCATCTTGATCGCCATGAAAAACTCGAGAAGCTAAAAAAATCTCTATCCGATACCTTGACGCATTTCTATCCATTTGCGGGAAGACTCAAAGACAATACCTCCATAGATTGTAATGATCAAGGAGCTGAATTTATTGAAGCGCGAATCGATTTTCCTCTCTCAGAATTTTTCAGAAATCCTGACATACCAATGCTGAACTGTCTATTGCCTGCAGCAGCAGAAAATCCTGAAGCAGCTGCCGGTAATCTATTAATCGTCCAAGCTACATTCTTTGATTGCAGCGGATTAGCAGTCGGGATTTGCATTTCGCATAAAATGACTGATGCAGCCACCTTATCTACATTCACTGAATGCTGGTCTGCAACAGCGCATACCGGCTCGAGCAGGACGGTGACACCTCCTATGTTCATGGGTTCATCAATTTTTCCACATATGGACATTTCGATCCCACATAACCAAATTGACCTGAAGCTGAAAAACTACAGGTCAAGAAGACTCGTTTTCACTGGCTCGAAAATCTCCGCCCTGAGAGCTAAACTCGCTAGCGAAACTGCGTTAGAACCGACCCGAGTGGAAGCTGTTGCAGGGCTATTATGGAAAACTGCATTGGCCGCAGTAAGATCAAGATTGGGATGTTCTAGGACATCTATTTGGGCTCTGATGATCAACATGCGTACAAGGCTCGCGCCGCCCCTGCCTGAAAACTCCGCAg GTAACTGTGTGGGATACATCGCTCCAAAGATGATAGATGAAGATCACTGCGCGTTAGAATTGAAACAGCTAATCTATAAAATACGAAAAGAAATGGAAGGATTTAGCAAAAATTATGCGAAAAAGCTTCAAGGCGAAGGAGCTTCACAAGAAATTTGCGGATCTTATAAGGAGTTCGGAGAGTTAGCAATGCGTAATGAAGTAGAGTTTTATATATGCACAAGTTGGTGCAGATTTAGACTATACGATACTGATTTTGGCTGGGGAAAGCCTGCATGGGTTAGTACTACCACTGGGATGATGAGTAATGTTATTGTTTTTATGGATACAAGAGATGGTGATGGAATTGAAGCACAGTTGAATTtgagagaagaagaagatatgaatttttttgaatcaaaccCTGAAATTCTTGAATTTGCTGCTGTAAACCCTAGTATTTCTTGA
- the LOC126656363 gene encoding stemmadenine O-acetyltransferase-like has translation MAMAAKLEIIQRETIRPSSPTPDNLKILNLSLLDQFTPITYTSLLLFYPQNDGEDVDRHEKIQKLKKSLSDTLTHFYPLAGRIRDNSSIDCNDEGAEFIEARTDCLLSEFFKNPDTKILNWFLPAAVESPEAATGNLLLVQATSFDCGGLAVGICVSHKMADASTLSTFTKCWSAVAHNASSKAVVTPPVFMGSSIFPPIDISIPRTSIDLMQKNCITKRFVFTASKITTLKAKLASETALDPTRVEAVSGLLWKTAMTALRAKLGYSRPSIWSISINMRSRFLPPLPENYSGNCVGHIAPKMTDEDRCELDLKETFRKIRKEMEGFSENYVKKLQGEGALQAICGVSKEFGELVMSNEIDFYICTSWCRFGLYDADFGWGRPVWVSSTSVRLSNVAVLMDTRDGDGIEAWLTLTEEDMNFFESDHELLEFAAVNPSVY, from the exons ATGGCTATGGCTGCAAAACTTGAGATCATACAAAGAGAAACCATCCGACCGTCATCTCCGACTCCCGACAACCTTAAAATCCTCAATCTTTCGCTTCTTGATCAGTTCACTCCAATTACTTACACATCACTTCTTCTATTTTACCCTCAGAATGATGGCGAGGACGTAGATCGCCATGAAAAAATTCAGAAGCTAAAGAAATCTCTGTCCGATACCTTAACGCATTTTTATCCACTTGCCGGAAGAATCAGAGACAATAGCTCCATAGATTGTAATGATGAAGGAGCTGAATTTATTGAAGCTCGAACTGATTGTCTTTTGTcagaatttttcaaaaatcctgACACGAAGATTCTGAATTGGTTCTTGCCTGCAGCTGTAGAATCTCCTGAAGCAGCTACAGGAAATTTATTACTCGTTCAAGCTACTTCTTTCGATTGCGGTGGATTAGCGGTTGGGATATGCGTTTCGCACAAAATGGCTGATGCATCCACCTTGTCTACGTTTACCAAATGCTGGTCTGCAGTCGCTCATAACGCCTCGAGCAAGGCGGTTGTGACTCCACCTGTCTTCATGGGTTCATCAATTTTTCCACCGATTGACATTTCAATTCCACGTACCTCGATTGACCTAATGCAAAAAAACTGCATCACGAAAAGATTCGTTTTCACTGCATCTAAAATCACCACCTTAAAAGCTAAACTCGCAAGCGAAACTGCGTTAGACCCGACCCGAGTGGAAGCTGTTTCAGGATTATTATGGAAAACTGCAATGACCGCGTTAAGGGCAAAATTGGGATATTCTAGGCCATCTATTTGGTCTATATCCATCAACATGCGTTCCAGGTTCCTGCCGCCCTTGCCCGAAAACTACTCAG GTAACTGTGTGGGGCACATCGCTCCAAAAATGACGGACGAAGACCGATGCGAATTAGACTTGAAAGAAACATTCCGTAAAATACGGAAAGAAATGGAAGGATTTAGTGAAAATTATGTGAAAAAGCTTCAAGGAGAAGGAGCATTACAAGCAATTTGTGGGGTTTCTAAGGAGTTCGGAGAGTTAGTGATGAGTAATGAAATAGACTTCTATATATGCACAAGTTGGTGCAGGTTTGGGCTGTATGATGCTGATTTTGGTTGGGGTAGACCGGTTTGGGTTAGTTCTACAAGTGTGAGATTGAGTAATGTTGCTGTTTTAATGGATACAAGAGATGGTGATGGAATTGAAGCATGGCTGACTTTGACTGAAGaagatatgaatttttttgagtctGATCATGAGCTTCTTGAATTTGCAGCTGTGAATCCTAGTGTCTATTGA
- the LOC126657281 gene encoding uncharacterized protein LOC126657281: MAETETRGIRTIKSSGKTLNLTEEEDDEIILQDPLDVEAKVRTLYCLSGKLLTTKTINVEAMRRTFNSIWKLNKGFGLKQWPNNIFVFQFYSTRDKDRVIMGSPWTFDNNLLVLKDVDGILNSSLISDVDVTASPADMIFNIVPFWIRILNVPIGRMTKGMANILGQKLGPIIDIDEERLGGWSRFMRIRIEININNPLKRGIMIRDVIAKNATPASIQNVIVANKVVSTETTD; this comes from the exons ATGGCGGAAACGGAAACGCGGGGTATACGTACGATTAAGAGCAGTGGGAAAACTTTGAATCTTACCGAAGAAGAAGACGATGAGATTATTTTACAGGATCCCTTAGATGTGGAAGCAAAGGTTCGCACCTTATACTGTCTATCTGGGAAACTTCTCACAACCAAAACGATTAACGTGGAGGCTATGAGGAGAACTTTCAATTCTATCTGGAAACTCAATAAGGGTTTCGGTCTCAAACAATGGCCAAACAACATATTTGTGTTCCAATTTTACTCAACTCGCGACAAGGATAGAGTTATTATGGGTAGTCCATGGACCTTCGATAACAATTTATTGGTACTTAAGGATGTTgatgggatattaaactct agtttaatatccgatgTTGATGTCACAGCTTCTCCAGCAGATATGATTTTCAACATAGTTCCGTTCTGGATCCGTATTCTTAATGTCCCAATTGGTAGAATGACAAAAGGTATGGCTAATATCCTGGGGCAGAAATTAGGTCCTATTATAGACATTGATGAGGAGAGGTTGGGAGGTTGGAGCAGATTCATGCGCATTAGAATAGAAATAAACATCAATAATCCCTTGAAACGGGGAATTATGATAAGAGATGTGATAGCTAAAAATGCAACTCCTGCAAGTATACAGAATGTAATCGTAGCAAACAAGGTCGTATCCACAGAGACAACGGATTAA